Proteins co-encoded in one Syntrophales bacterium genomic window:
- a CDS encoding glycosyltransferase family 2 protein, with the protein MESKIPISVAIITKNEEANLPRCLASVSFAKQVVVVDSGSTDGTVDIARSFGCDVYEEPWRGGFGIQKQLAVDRCCEPWVLVLDADERLPEETVDTIIRVVTEGDPDVMGYSFPRKNFFHGRWIRHAGWWPDRVVRLFRRGCGRMSTALVHEGVEVDGKVMKLECPIEHFTDGDLARILQKIDRYSTLGAKTAFSEGKRATIFGATVRAGWTFFYDYVFRFGFLDGEPGLTLAVTDAINKFFKYAKLARLCREKLEVEE; encoded by the coding sequence TTGGAAAGTAAAATTCCCATTTCGGTGGCAATCATCACAAAGAACGAGGAGGCGAACCTCCCTCGCTGCCTTGCGAGTGTATCGTTTGCCAAACAGGTTGTGGTGGTTGATTCGGGAAGTACAGATGGGACAGTGGATATAGCTCGAAGTTTTGGATGTGATGTATACGAGGAGCCTTGGAGGGGAGGGTTTGGAATTCAGAAGCAATTGGCTGTGGATAGGTGTTGTGAACCTTGGGTGCTCGTTCTCGACGCGGACGAGAGGCTCCCTGAGGAAACGGTGGATACGATAATCCGTGTGGTCACAGAGGGTGATCCCGATGTGATGGGTTACAGTTTTCCCCGAAAGAACTTTTTCCACGGACGTTGGATCCGCCATGCAGGGTGGTGGCCCGATCGCGTTGTCCGTCTTTTTCGTAGGGGCTGTGGAAGGATGTCCACTGCCCTTGTTCACGAAGGGGTAGAGGTTGACGGAAAGGTCATGAAACTTGAATGTCCCATTGAGCATTTTACCGATGGTGATCTGGCGAGGATTCTCCAGAAGATCGATCGTTATTCCACCTTAGGGGCAAAGACGGCTTTTAGTGAGGGGAAAAGGGCGACTATTTTTGGGGCGACAGTTAGGGCCGGATGGACTTTTTTTTATGATTATGTTTTTCGCTTTGGGTTCCTGGATGGGGAGCCAGGTTTAACGCTTGCCGTTACCGATGCGATTAACAAGTTTTTTAAGTATGCAAAACTTGCGCGGTTGTGTCGAGAGAAACTAGAGGTGGAGGAATAG
- a CDS encoding glycosyltransferase family 2 protein gives MVDVSVIIVNYNTRDLLRDCLESVVNTVKTVTYEVIVVDNASVDGSVAMVKEEYPWVKLITNEKNRGFAAANNQAFAIMEGRYALLLNTDAVLTEGAVHELYSFMEKTPETGMCCGQLLNADGSKQSSIAVFPTIVTLLFNMSVLEFLFPSRFPGKRYEHLSPLEIESGVGACLMIRKEALDHVGWFDERYFFFFEETDLARKMHMMGWKVFFVPTARIYHYQGKSIGVEINSRIHFYRSRYQYFKKWYNPIYFSLVKCVIFIRLAVNFLGHALAAAFMLGRGEEVVRKLKLYKALILLHIKEPSSFGI, from the coding sequence TTGGTTGATGTATCTGTGATTATTGTCAATTACAATACAAGGGATCTGCTTCGGGATTGTCTGGAGTCTGTGGTAAACACGGTAAAGACGGTTACCTATGAGGTTATCGTTGTTGATAACGCTTCGGTGGATGGCAGTGTTGCCATGGTGAAGGAAGAGTACCCTTGGGTGAAACTGATAACGAACGAAAAAAATAGAGGTTTCGCGGCGGCGAATAACCAGGCTTTCGCTATTATGGAGGGTAGGTATGCCCTTCTTTTAAATACCGATGCCGTTCTTACTGAAGGGGCCGTTCATGAATTGTACTCTTTCATGGAGAAGACCCCCGAGACGGGTATGTGTTGTGGCCAACTTTTAAATGCGGATGGTTCAAAACAGAGTTCTATTGCTGTTTTTCCAACGATTGTCACGCTTTTGTTTAATATGTCTGTTTTGGAGTTTCTCTTTCCATCCCGTTTTCCAGGCAAACGTTACGAACATTTATCTCCCCTGGAGATTGAATCGGGTGTGGGTGCATGTCTAATGATACGCAAGGAGGCGCTGGATCACGTGGGGTGGTTTGATGAAAGGTATTTCTTTTTTTTCGAAGAGACGGATCTCGCTCGCAAGATGCACATGATGGGATGGAAGGTATTTTTTGTACCCACCGCCCGCATATACCATTACCAGGGGAAAAGTATTGGTGTTGAGATAAACTCGCGAATACATTTCTATAGATCGCGGTATCAGTACTTTAAGAAGTGGTACAACCCCATTTATTTTAGCTTGGTAAAATGTGTCATTTTTATTCGGCTTGCTGTGAATTTTCTGGGCCATGCGTTAGCGGCGGCATTTATGCTTGGTCGCGGCGAGGAGGTAGTGAGAAAACTCAAGTTGTACAAAGCACTCATTCTCCTTCATATAAAAGAACCTTCGTCTTTTGGTATTTGA
- a CDS encoding DegT/DnrJ/EryC1/StrS aminotransferase family protein: MEFVDLKKQRERIKTRIVQNIERVMSHGRYIMGPEVVELEERLASFVEVEHAVGCSSGTDALLLALMALSVGPGDAVFTTPFTFVATAEAIKLVGATPVFVDIDPRTYNIDAEKLERAIIALSRQDLSFYPLPRNARYLKPRAVIPVDLFGLPADYEAIEEVAKRYGLYVIEDAAQSFGAEYKGRKTCSFGQIACTSFYPAKPLGGYGDGGMCFTDDDELAGVLRSLRDHGQGSRRYEYIRLGINGRLDTIQAAILLAKWEIFPEEFQLRQEVAARYRSLLGSNKTLVLPEVPEGLKSAWAQFSVLATDENTRRVQMENLSRAGVPTVIYYPKPLHLQCVFSELGYNDGDFPFSEDCAKRIFSLPMHPYLTLEEQLKIADVLSGTVY, encoded by the coding sequence ATGGAGTTTGTCGATCTTAAGAAACAACGAGAAAGAATAAAGACGCGCATAGTTCAGAACATTGAGCGTGTTATGTCCCACGGCCGTTACATCATGGGACCTGAGGTTGTGGAGCTTGAGGAGAGACTTGCCTCCTTTGTGGAGGTGGAACACGCCGTAGGTTGTTCTTCTGGGACGGATGCCCTCCTTTTGGCCTTGATGGCGCTGAGTGTTGGACCGGGGGATGCTGTCTTTACTACGCCATTTACGTTTGTGGCGACAGCGGAGGCGATTAAATTAGTTGGCGCTACCCCGGTGTTCGTGGATATTGATCCGAGAACTTATAACATTGATGCGGAAAAACTTGAAAGGGCTATCATTGCCCTTTCAAGGCAGGATTTATCTTTTTACCCCTTGCCACGGAATGCTAGGTATCTAAAGCCACGAGCGGTCATACCTGTAGATCTCTTCGGTTTACCTGCAGATTACGAAGCGATTGAAGAAGTTGCAAAGAGATACGGTCTGTACGTTATTGAGGATGCCGCCCAGTCTTTTGGTGCTGAGTACAAGGGGAGAAAAACCTGTTCCTTTGGGCAAATCGCATGTACCTCCTTTTACCCTGCTAAACCTCTAGGTGGGTACGGTGATGGAGGTATGTGTTTTACAGATGATGATGAACTGGCAGGTGTGTTGCGTTCTCTCCGCGATCATGGCCAAGGGAGTAGAAGGTATGAGTACATTCGTCTGGGAATTAACGGCCGTTTGGATACAATTCAGGCCGCTATCCTCCTGGCTAAATGGGAGATTTTCCCTGAGGAGTTCCAGTTACGCCAGGAGGTTGCAGCGCGCTACAGATCTCTCCTTGGAAGTAACAAGACTTTGGTTCTTCCAGAGGTACCGGAGGGATTAAAGTCAGCATGGGCTCAGTTTTCTGTTCTGGCAACTGATGAAAATACAAGAAGGGTACAAATGGAAAATCTTTCCAGAGCTGGAGTACCTACTGTCATTTACTACCCCAAACCTCTTCATTTGCAATGTGTCTTTTCAGAGTTGGGGTACAACGATGGAGATTTCCCATTTAGCGAGGACTGTGCAAAGCGTATATTCAGCCTGCCCATGCATCCCTATCTAACGTTGGAGGAGCAATTAAAAATTGCGGATGTTCTAAGCGGTACGGTCTACTAG
- a CDS encoding glycosyltransferase family 9 protein produces MIVGRSFKLTSAIKRILLIQLGDIGDVVWSLPTIRAIKEAYPESFLSVCVREGHGGDLLRADPHVDQVREVARRSKSFFKDLCADVALIKELKSARFDAVFDLRGDERGAFLAFFTRAPLRAAQYYENVSLLRNVMFTHLVRIADDGERRGRAAEQSLRIVRCFGIDTEHRIPKIYVREDWLHNAKAILGSYLDMREGRIPSFISVSPFSRWFYKEWPIEKWQELLKWVVHKIGVPVVVVGSENERKRVEDIVEPIADGIVLNLAGKTTLSTLAALLSMSSLHIGVDTAGPHIAAAVGTPTVTLYGPTDWREWAPIGEKHFVVSTDLSCAPCYKKGCGDRGRSLCMEELPVDKVKEVIRRFFLPLR; encoded by the coding sequence ATGATTGTTGGTAGATCTTTTAAACTGACCTCGGCCATTAAACGGATACTTCTGATACAGCTCGGTGATATTGGAGATGTGGTTTGGTCCTTGCCTACTATAAGGGCCATTAAAGAAGCGTATCCCGAATCTTTTCTTTCCGTTTGTGTCAGGGAGGGGCATGGTGGAGATTTGCTGAGGGCTGATCCCCATGTGGACCAGGTGCGGGAGGTTGCCCGTAGAAGCAAGAGCTTTTTCAAAGACCTTTGTGCGGATGTTGCTTTGATCAAAGAACTTAAATCGGCTCGTTTTGACGCAGTATTCGACCTGCGGGGGGATGAACGAGGCGCTTTTCTTGCCTTTTTCACCAGGGCACCCCTTAGAGCGGCCCAGTATTACGAAAATGTTTCCCTTCTCCGCAACGTGATGTTTACCCACCTTGTGAGGATAGCCGATGATGGTGAAAGGAGGGGGAGGGCAGCGGAACAGTCACTCAGGATTGTTCGTTGTTTTGGGATTGACACTGAACATAGGATACCAAAAATATACGTGCGAGAAGATTGGTTACATAATGCAAAGGCTATTCTTGGATCGTATCTGGACATGAGAGAAGGAAGGATCCCCTCTTTTATTAGCGTCAGCCCTTTTTCCCGCTGGTTTTACAAAGAATGGCCTATTGAAAAGTGGCAGGAACTCCTCAAGTGGGTGGTCCATAAAATAGGAGTACCAGTAGTTGTTGTAGGTTCAGAAAATGAGCGGAAAAGGGTTGAAGATATAGTTGAACCTATAGCAGATGGGATTGTGTTAAATCTGGCGGGGAAAACCACCCTTTCTACGCTTGCCGCTCTTTTAAGTATGAGCAGTTTACATATTGGAGTAGATACAGCAGGTCCCCATATCGCTGCTGCTGTGGGGACCCCTACAGTAACTCTCTATGGACCAACGGACTGGCGAGAGTGGGCTCCTATTGGGGAAAAACACTTTGTGGTTTCTACGGATTTGTCCTGTGCTCCGTGTTATAAGAAAGGATGTGGTGATCGTGGTAGAAGTCTATGTATGGAGGAGTTGCCCGTTGACAAGGTTAAGGAGGTCATTCGGAGATTTTTTCTGCCTCTTCGATGA
- a CDS encoding Trm112 family protein, producing the protein MTISKELLEVLACPQCKGDIYLNEKLSGLICNNCKLLYKIRDGIPIMLIEEAEKISE; encoded by the coding sequence ATGACGATAAGCAAAGAGCTACTTGAAGTTCTGGCATGCCCCCAGTGCAAAGGGGACATCTACCTCAACGAAAAGTTAAGTGGACTCATATGCAACAATTGCAAACTTCTCTACAAAATCAGAGATGGAATCCCCATCATGCTCATCGAAGAGGCAGAAAAAATCTCCGAATGA
- the waaF gene encoding lipopolysaccharide heptosyltransferase II: MNILIVKLSAIGDVVHTLPSLAALRKLYPEAYITWVVEEKAADLILDHPLLNRVVVSRRISWIENLKRGKVREVFREVSTFVKILRDRRYDLIIDFHGLLKSSLIVMLSKGMRTLGYKSLQELSGLFYREKIPEDLTKHAVDRYLDFVAYLGGDVTEKKFLIPEKEVDIQHVEDLLRSSEALKNCNGFVAVNPFALWETKLWSEKKFAELCDRIYQELNRGIVLTGGYNDGPYLASIEKNMTSPVLNLGGKTTLRQLASLYRRADLVVSTDTGPMHIAAAVGTPVVALFGPTDPRRTGPYGTHHRVVRLNIPCSPCFLKKCYNKACMSNLDVEPVFNAVSETLGGKHDDKQRAT, translated from the coding sequence TTGAACATTCTTATAGTTAAGCTGAGCGCCATAGGAGATGTAGTACATACACTCCCCTCCCTTGCTGCGCTGAGAAAACTTTACCCCGAAGCCTACATCACCTGGGTCGTAGAAGAGAAAGCTGCAGATCTCATTTTAGATCATCCTTTGCTCAATAGGGTTGTCGTCTCCCGTCGCATTTCCTGGATCGAAAACCTCAAACGGGGAAAAGTAAGAGAAGTCTTCAGAGAGGTATCGACGTTCGTTAAGATATTAAGAGATCGCAGATACGATTTAATAATCGATTTCCATGGCCTTTTAAAAAGCTCACTCATTGTCATGTTGTCGAAGGGTATGAGAACCCTCGGGTACAAAAGCCTTCAGGAACTGAGTGGTTTATTTTACAGAGAAAAGATCCCAGAAGACCTCACAAAACATGCTGTTGACCGATACCTAGACTTCGTGGCCTACCTGGGTGGGGACGTCACAGAAAAGAAGTTTCTCATCCCCGAAAAGGAAGTGGATATCCAGCACGTAGAAGATCTACTAAGAAGTTCAGAAGCCCTCAAAAATTGTAATGGCTTTGTTGCTGTGAATCCCTTCGCCCTCTGGGAAACGAAGCTTTGGAGTGAAAAAAAGTTTGCAGAACTCTGTGATCGCATTTACCAAGAATTGAATAGGGGCATTGTACTTACAGGTGGTTACAACGACGGACCTTACCTCGCCAGTATTGAAAAAAACATGACCTCACCCGTTCTAAATTTGGGGGGGAAGACTACCCTGCGGCAATTGGCCTCTCTTTATCGTCGTGCCGATTTGGTTGTCAGTACCGACACAGGGCCGATGCATATTGCCGCCGCTGTGGGAACACCCGTCGTAGCCCTGTTCGGTCCCACAGATCCCCGACGAACAGGCCCATACGGAACCCATCATCGGGTTGTGCGTCTCAATATTCCTTGCAGCCCCTGCTTTTTGAAAAAATGTTACAATAAAGCATGTATGAGTAATTTGGACGTTGAACCCGTTTTTAATGCAGTAAGTGAAACTTTGGGAGGTAAACATGACGATAAGCAAAGAGCTACTTGA
- the gmhB gene encoding D-glycero-beta-D-manno-heptose 1,7-bisphosphate 7-phosphatase: MKKRAVFLDRDGTLNEEVGYLDSMEKLRILPGAIEAVRLLNRHDLLTIVVTNQSGIARGYFDETFVNALHEKIRQMFLAEGAILNAFYYCPHHPEGSGKYQMRCSCRKPEPGLLETAAKEWEIDLSRSWMIGDMLKDILAGKRAGCKGILVKTGNPEVKETLEVQPDYIAANILDAANWIVGYLEEA; encoded by the coding sequence ATGAAAAAACGTGCAGTCTTCCTTGACAGAGATGGAACGTTGAACGAAGAAGTGGGATACCTCGACAGTATGGAGAAACTAAGGATATTGCCCGGTGCAATTGAGGCAGTCCGCCTTTTGAACCGCCACGACCTGCTGACTATAGTCGTAACTAATCAATCGGGTATTGCTCGGGGATACTTCGATGAAACCTTTGTGAATGCACTTCACGAAAAGATTCGCCAAATGTTCCTCGCAGAAGGGGCAATTCTAAATGCTTTTTACTACTGCCCCCATCACCCTGAGGGTTCAGGCAAATACCAGATGAGATGTTCATGCCGCAAACCTGAACCAGGCCTACTGGAAACAGCGGCTAAGGAGTGGGAAATAGATCTCTCTCGTTCGTGGATGATTGGTGATATGCTCAAAGACATCCTCGCAGGTAAACGGGCGGGGTGCAAAGGAATCCTCGTGAAAACGGGAAATCCAGAGGTTAAAGAGACCCTTGAGGTTCAACCGGACTACATTGCAGCGAATATTCTGGATGCAGCCAACTGGATCGTGGGATATCTGGAGGAGGCATAA
- the waaF gene encoding lipopolysaccharide heptosyltransferase II: MELTGVTPEVRGNRKLPREGVKRILIRGTNWIGDAVMTIPAIRAIRKAYPEAYIGVLAKPWVADVYQLLPEVDETVYFYDPGIHQGAIGKIRLARELRKKEFDIAILLQNAMEAAIITSLAGIKIRAGYNTDLRGFLLTHSVLLRKELKHVHQTLYYLEMVKALGCQNNETEVKLEPDEDVKRRIVELIDRYDLKNKKIVGIAPGATYGPAKIWPLERFAKVADLIKERGNTTVLLFGSKNDRRITSMVKSICRHETIDLGGRTSLREAFALISCCNLFISNDSGLMHLAAAFGVPTVAIFGSTNPKTTSPLGPKTKVIYKNVPCSPCLRKKCPTDFRCMLLITPEEVFESAKELGEI; encoded by the coding sequence ATGGAATTGACAGGTGTAACTCCCGAAGTGAGGGGGAATAGAAAACTACCCAGAGAAGGTGTGAAACGAATACTTATAAGGGGGACAAATTGGATAGGCGATGCCGTTATGACAATCCCCGCCATCCGAGCCATAAGAAAGGCCTATCCAGAAGCCTATATTGGTGTACTGGCAAAACCTTGGGTAGCAGATGTATACCAACTTTTACCTGAAGTGGACGAGACCGTTTACTTTTACGATCCAGGGATTCATCAAGGCGCTATAGGTAAAATCCGCCTAGCAAGGGAACTTAGAAAAAAAGAGTTTGATATAGCCATACTGCTCCAGAATGCTATGGAGGCAGCCATCATTACCTCACTTGCGGGGATCAAAATAAGGGCAGGTTACAACACAGACCTGCGGGGTTTTTTACTCACCCATTCTGTACTCCTCAGGAAAGAACTAAAACACGTCCACCAGACCCTCTACTATCTTGAGATGGTAAAAGCTCTAGGCTGCCAGAATAACGAAACGGAAGTAAAGCTGGAACCCGATGAGGATGTTAAACGACGGATAGTCGAACTAATCGACCGTTATGATCTGAAGAATAAAAAAATAGTGGGCATAGCTCCAGGGGCTACATACGGTCCTGCAAAAATATGGCCTCTTGAAAGATTTGCAAAAGTAGCTGACCTCATTAAGGAGAGAGGAAACACCACCGTGTTGCTCTTCGGAAGCAAAAATGACAGAAGGATTACATCCATGGTAAAATCAATCTGCCGCCACGAGACTATAGACCTTGGCGGAAGGACAAGCCTCCGCGAAGCATTCGCACTCATTTCCTGCTGCAATCTATTCATTTCAAACGACTCTGGACTTATGCACCTTGCTGCTGCATTCGGAGTTCCCACGGTAGCCATTTTTGGTTCCACAAATCCTAAAACCACATCCCCTTTAGGCCCAAAAACAAAGGTGATATACAAAAACGTACCATGTAGTCCCTGTCTGCGGAAAAAGTGCCCCACAGATTTCCGATGTATGCTTCTCATTACACCAGAGGAGGTGTTTGAATCAGCAAAAGAACTGGGGGAGATATGA
- a CDS encoding lysophospholipid acyltransferase family protein: MIKHWTTKLTLKVMGMVPLRLRRFIFTILLRSFYHLSPKHRLITIHNLRRAFPEKPTKEIIRIAKGTYRHLGIVMADFFSIPAITKENLHNWVDFEGLEHVDKALEQGHGVLSLVAHFGNWELMTAAFPLTKVPLEIVYRPLDNSFLEDLFRTVRTLHGNNLIVNRGSGKIITRLLMKNRVIGILSDQNVSVQEGVFVDFFGRPACTSVGLAVLAMRTGSPVLPAFMPRMSDGRYRFILLEPVEIDNTGDYERDIFTNTQRFAKIIENMIRKYPEQWFWLHQRWKTRPCQK, encoded by the coding sequence ATGATCAAACACTGGACCACAAAATTAACACTGAAAGTGATGGGGATGGTTCCTCTTAGATTACGGAGGTTCATCTTTACTATTCTCCTCCGGAGTTTCTATCATCTTTCACCAAAACACCGCCTTATAACAATACACAACCTTCGCCGAGCCTTTCCCGAAAAACCTACAAAGGAGATTATCCGCATAGCCAAGGGAACTTACCGTCACTTAGGCATTGTTATGGCGGATTTTTTCTCCATCCCTGCAATTACAAAAGAAAACCTCCACAATTGGGTGGATTTTGAAGGTCTCGAACATGTGGACAAAGCACTCGAACAGGGGCACGGAGTGCTCTCCCTGGTAGCCCATTTCGGCAACTGGGAGCTTATGACGGCAGCATTCCCTCTCACAAAAGTCCCACTAGAAATTGTGTACCGCCCCCTCGATAATAGTTTCCTGGAAGATCTCTTTCGCACAGTGCGTACCCTCCACGGCAACAACCTGATAGTAAATAGAGGTTCAGGTAAAATCATAACTCGCCTTCTAATGAAAAATCGAGTAATAGGGATTCTCAGCGATCAGAACGTATCTGTCCAGGAAGGGGTCTTTGTAGACTTCTTTGGGAGACCTGCCTGTACATCCGTCGGCCTTGCGGTTCTGGCGATGAGAACCGGTTCCCCTGTGCTTCCCGCTTTCATGCCCCGCATGAGTGATGGCCGCTACCGCTTCATCCTTCTGGAACCGGTCGAGATCGACAATACTGGCGACTACGAGAGGGACATCTTTACCAACACACAGAGATTCGCGAAAATAATTGAAAACATGATAAGGAAATACCCGGAACAGTGGTTCTGGCTCCACCAACGGTGGAAGACGAGACCATGTCAGAAGTGA
- the lpxK gene encoding tetraacyldisaccharide 4'-kinase, with protein MLLFLAPLSIAYRATVEIRNILYNTILSPKRLPCPVISIGNLTVGGTGKTPLAITLAQTYRGKNKRPVILTRGYGRKRESGLNVIYGGADKNLNPEILGDEPALMARRLRDIPIIVCLNRHLAGQRAIELFQVDYIILDDAFQHRKLHRNVNILLIDKRRGFGNGWILPAGPLREPLKAIKRADILILTGEEDASEGSIPPCIQEVLERFALQEIPIFHGSRYPIDLVSYSTGNTYPLDILKGKKVSAFTGIAVPQSFRKTLETLGCELVSFLVFPDHHRYEPNDITFIQNTLKEKPPDYVITTEKDEVKLHGFPEFCERVLTLRIGMKVLPSIGELISEIDRLKGR; from the coding sequence ATGTTACTTTTTCTTGCCCCTCTGTCCATCGCTTATCGCGCCACTGTGGAAATAAGAAATATACTCTACAATACAATATTATCCCCAAAACGCCTGCCCTGCCCCGTGATAAGCATAGGAAACCTCACTGTAGGTGGTACGGGCAAAACCCCTCTTGCGATCACCCTAGCTCAAACCTACAGGGGAAAAAACAAACGCCCGGTAATACTCACTAGGGGTTACGGTAGAAAAAGGGAAAGCGGGTTGAATGTGATCTATGGTGGGGCAGACAAAAATCTAAATCCAGAAATCTTGGGTGATGAACCTGCACTCATGGCGAGGAGATTGAGAGATATCCCTATTATCGTCTGTCTCAACCGCCATTTAGCCGGTCAGAGGGCAATCGAACTATTCCAAGTAGATTACATAATCCTTGACGATGCCTTTCAACACCGGAAATTGCATCGGAATGTAAATATACTACTCATTGACAAACGCCGAGGTTTTGGGAACGGCTGGATCCTCCCTGCAGGGCCATTAAGAGAACCCCTTAAAGCCATTAAAAGGGCTGACATTCTTATACTTACAGGTGAAGAAGACGCTTCGGAGGGATCCATCCCACCATGTATCCAAGAAGTACTAGAGAGATTCGCCCTTCAGGAAATACCTATCTTCCATGGCTCTCGCTATCCCATTGACCTCGTATCATACTCCACAGGAAACACATATCCACTTGATATTCTGAAGGGGAAAAAAGTTTCGGCGTTTACGGGAATAGCTGTTCCCCAATCTTTCAGAAAAACCCTTGAAACTCTCGGTTGTGAATTGGTATCATTCTTGGTGTTTCCAGATCACCATCGATATGAACCAAATGACATTACCTTTATCCAAAACACCCTCAAAGAAAAGCCCCCAGACTACGTTATAACCACGGAGAAAGACGAGGTGAAGCTGCATGGCTTTCCGGAGTTTTGTGAACGTGTTCTCACCCTTAGAATAGGAATGAAAGTGTTACCCTCCATAGGAGAACTTATCTCTGAAATCGATAGATTAAAGGGAAGATGA
- the msbA gene encoding lipid A export permease/ATP-binding protein MsbA, translating to METFKRLLKLARPHLPKFLLALLCMLVVGVSTSSLAFLVKPALDDIFFKKDLKALVWIPIIVVGIYLIKGLCSYGQVVIMNYIGLRIVADLRRELYRKIQNQSLSFFTRNPTGVLMSRITNDVGYIQSTVSEAITSLFKDTFTLIGLIFVIFYRNWKLAIIATFVLPLVVYPIAQFGRKMRNVALRSQMTMGNLNTLLHETFTGTRIVKAFGMEEYENRRFAEENEKLFKLNIKTTSIHAASSPFMEFLGGIGIAVIVAYGGYEVIRGGATPGTFFSFLTALIMLYEPIKRLTNVNNTIQQGIAGAQRVFDILDTEEETKDKPDAVEMKDLKEGIEFRNVTFAYDSQPVLKNINLFIKASEIVAFVGMSGGGKTTLVNLIPRFYDVTEGQILIDGRDIRDYNLASLRQKIGIVTQETILFNDTVKNNIAYGDMSRTDEEIIEAAKAAYAHDFIMELPEGYNTIIGEKGARLSGGERQRIAIARALLKNPPILILDEATSSLDTEAEIEVQKALDNLMKGKTTLLVAHRLSTIRNADRIVVMTDGEIVEVGTHEELLAKRGEYYKLYNLQFAEEERSTKVHEKT from the coding sequence ATGGAAACATTTAAAAGACTACTAAAACTCGCCAGACCTCATCTTCCAAAATTCCTCCTGGCGCTCCTATGTATGCTCGTTGTAGGTGTGTCTACGTCATCACTTGCATTTCTCGTAAAACCAGCACTGGACGACATTTTTTTTAAAAAGGATCTTAAGGCTCTAGTTTGGATTCCTATTATTGTTGTGGGTATCTACCTCATAAAGGGACTCTGCAGTTATGGTCAGGTGGTTATCATGAACTACATCGGCCTGAGGATCGTTGCCGACCTCAGAAGAGAGCTTTACAGAAAAATCCAGAATCAATCCCTTTCCTTCTTCACCAGAAATCCAACTGGCGTTCTCATGTCTCGGATTACTAACGATGTCGGATACATCCAGAGCACCGTATCAGAAGCGATAACCAGCTTATTCAAAGACACCTTTACTCTGATTGGACTCATATTCGTCATTTTCTATAGGAATTGGAAACTAGCTATAATCGCTACGTTTGTGCTCCCGTTGGTCGTTTATCCCATCGCCCAGTTTGGGAGAAAGATGAGGAACGTAGCTCTTCGATCTCAGATGACGATGGGGAACCTAAACACCCTACTACATGAAACCTTCACGGGAACCAGAATAGTAAAGGCTTTCGGTATGGAGGAATACGAAAACAGACGTTTTGCTGAAGAGAACGAAAAACTGTTCAAACTGAACATAAAAACCACCTCCATACATGCGGCTTCCAGTCCTTTCATGGAATTTCTCGGTGGGATTGGTATTGCAGTTATTGTGGCATACGGTGGCTATGAAGTTATCAGAGGAGGAGCTACACCGGGAACATTCTTTTCATTCCTAACAGCATTAATTATGCTTTACGAACCTATAAAGAGGCTCACAAACGTGAACAACACAATACAGCAGGGAATAGCTGGTGCCCAGAGGGTCTTTGACATACTAGACACCGAAGAAGAAACTAAGGACAAACCAGATGCAGTGGAAATGAAAGATCTCAAAGAAGGTATAGAATTCCGCAATGTAACCTTTGCCTATGATTCTCAACCAGTGTTGAAAAACATAAACCTCTTTATAAAAGCGAGCGAAATTGTAGCTTTTGTGGGTATGAGTGGCGGCGGGAAAACAACCCTAGTCAACCTCATACCCCGCTTCTACGACGTAACGGAAGGGCAAATACTCATCGACGGTCGAGATATTCGAGATTACAACCTAGCATCACTGAGGCAAAAAATAGGAATCGTTACCCAGGAAACGATCCTTTTCAACGATACAGTAAAAAATAACATCGCTTATGGGGACATGAGCAGAACAGATGAAGAGATAATCGAAGCTGCAAAAGCAGCCTACGCCCATGATTTCATAATGGAACTTCCCGAAGGTTACAATACCATTATCGGTGAAAAAGGGGCGAGACTCTCCGGTGGAGAAAGACAGAGAATAGCCATTGCCAGAGCCCTTCTAAAAAATCCACCCATACTGATACTCGATGAAGCCACTTCTTCCCTAGATACAGAAGCAGAAATAGAGGTGCAAAAAGCTTTAGATAATCTGATGAAGGGGAAAACCACCTTACTCGTGGCCCACCGACTATCCACGATAAGGAATGCGGATCGCATAGTTGTTATGACGGATGGTGAAATTGTGGAAGTGGGAACCCACGAAGAGCTCCTTGCGAAGAGAGGAGAATACTACAAACTTTACAACCTACAGTTTGCAGAAGAAGAACGCTCAACAAAGGTACATGAGAAAACATGA